In [Mycobacterium] stephanolepidis, the genomic window AAACCGATCCAGTGCACTGTGTCGTAGAGGCTTGGATCGACGTTCTCGAAGGGAATGGAGCTGCCGATGCCGGCGATGATGATGTCGGGGTCGTCGAGATGTTCCGCGTCGAAGGTCACCGAGCCGAAAGGCTGTATGCCCGCCAGGCGGGTATCCGGTACACCGACCCGCAGTTCGGTGGCGAGGCTGCCGGTTGATGCACCGGTACCCACGCCGCCCACAAGAGTCAGCGCGGTATCCCCGAGTTCCTGCCGTATCTGGTGAGCAATCGGGCGGTACCCGGCGTAGTGAATGTCGTCGTGGTACTGGCGCATCCAGTGGTAGTTGGGTTGCTCGCGCAGAATCTCGTGGATGCGGGCAACCCGACGATTCTGATCCAGTTTCAGGTTCGGAGTCGGGGGCATCTGCTCGAAGTGCGCGCCGAGGATGGCCAGCTGGACGCGCAGTGTCTCGTCGACCGTGGTGGAACCCACGATGTGACATTTCAGGCCGTGGCGATGTGCGGCCAGTGCCAGGGCGTGAGCGTAGATACCACTGGAGCTGTCGAGGAGAGTCGTCTCGCGATCAATCGCGCCGCTGTCCAGGAGCTGCTGCACGGCCGCCATGGCCGAAACCACCTTCATGGTCTCGAATCGCAGACAGAACATCCCGTCCGCCAACTGAATCAGGTCTGGGCGCCCCACCGACTCTGCGAAATGTCTGTCCACTTCAGCCGCCGGCCTTTCTGATCGTATTTGCCCTGTGTGTCGACGGCGTCGCCACCACGCATGCACGTCGCGCGGTGCCTCCGGTGCCATCGGCAACGTGGACGTGGGGGCCGTTCCCCGGTAAGACCGGGCCGCCATGATGTGTGCACCTATTCTGCGACAGTCCCGCATGCTGCGCTGAGGTGCGCCGGGTACGGGTCGCGTACGTGGGAATGAGAATCCGGCGGCGCTTCCCGAGGGTCGTCTCAGCTACTGTCACGTCCGAGTGGTCGTCGCTGTGCGGTCAATAGTTCCCGGTAGTCCCATATTTCCCCTATCGCTGTGCTGTCGTGTAGACAACACAGCTGTGACATCGCCTCACCCCACGGAGCCGAGCGCCCCGTCCGTGCTCCGTAGCGTTCCCTTCCTGCGGTTGTGGACAGGGACCACTGCCTCGGGTTTGGCGACCTGGATGCTGCCCATCGTGCTCGGATTTGCGGTCCTCGACGGAACCTTGTCGGCAACCGCGCTAGGTCTGGTTCTCGCCGCCCGGACCGTCGGGTTCTTGGCGGCCGTCCCGCTGGGAGGAGTTCTCGCGGATCGCTATTCGCGACGTGGCGTGATCGCGGTGTCTTCGATGCTGGCAGCAGCGGGGCATCTGGTGATCGCGGCAGGCATCCACCACGTGATTGCGATTCCCGCAGCGGCCGCGGTGCTGGCCGGGGCAGGGCAGGGTGCGTGCCGGCCTTCCTACCAGGCATTGACCGCTGAGGTGGTTGCCGTGTCGCAGCGTCAGCAGGCGAATGCCGCCATCACCATTGCCGTGCGGGTGGTGACACTCGTGGCGCCCGGGGTGGCGGCGTTGGCTGCCGCCCGGCTGGGGGTGGCCCCGCTGCTGATAGTTCTCGCGGGACTGTGGCTTCTGTCTGCGCTCGCACCGCCGGCGGGCCGTGGCCGAGCCGAGGTGGCTGGTTCAGGGTTCACCGTGTTCAGCGACTTCGCCGACGGGTTTCGAGAGGCTCGTCGTCACCCGTGGTTCCTCGCGGGCCTGGCGGCGTTGACCGCGGTGATCGCTACCGGCTATTCGGCCACCGGGGTTGCGCTGCCGTTGGTAAGCCGCGACCGGTACGGGACTGAAGTGCTGTTGGCAAGCGCGACAACGGCATACGTCGCCGGAGCACTTATCGGCGCGATCCTCATCAGTCGCTGGCGCCCGCGTAACCAAGGCTGGGCGGCGCTCGCAGGCCTCGCGTGTTACAGCGCGGCACCGTTGAGCTTGATGCTGCCCGTGCCTCTGGTGATCGTGGTGATGGCTTACGTGATCACCGGTATGGGCATCGAGCTTTTCAACGTTCCCTGGTTTACCGCCACCCAGCGTGAAGTTGAACCCGACAAGCTGGCCCGGGTGTCTTCTCTGGACTTCCTGCTGTCCTACGGCTTGGCGCCACTTGGCCTGGTGATCATCGCCCCGGCTATGGATCACTTCGGTAGCGCACCGGTGCTGGCAGTGTGTGCGGCGGTGTGCTTGTTGGCGCCTGCCGCCGCGGCCCTGGCACCCAGCTCACGGCACTTCCGCCAGGCGCCTCGCTCCTGAGAACAGTCGGTGCCCTCCAGTGAGTCGTGCCGAGTGGCCCCGAAGTTCCTGAGACGAAGGTCACCGCGACGGACGCTACCTCCCGGTGATTGTTGTCTGGTCTCCAAAAATGCAGGGCAATAACGAATTATCCGCCGTGGTTCGCGTTGTCGCGCCCACAGAAAACTACTGCTTCGTCAAGTCATGGGAACTATTTCGGTCGTCGGCTCGACTGCTGTGTTAGTGGTCGCCGGCATGTGGCGGCCGGGCGGTGAGACCGAAGGTGCCCATCCAATCGCCGAAAGGCGAGGGCTGAATCAGGAATAGGGAGTCGATGACGCTCAATGTGAAGGGCGAGGGACTGGGCACGCAGGTCACGGGGATCGATCCCGGGAACCTGGACGGAATCACCACACAGGAGATCCGCGAACTCGTTTACCGGAACAAGCTCGTCGTCCTCAAGGATGTACACCCCTCACCCGCGGAGTTCATCCAGCTGGGGAGATTGATCGGGGAGATAGTGCCCTATTACGAGCCGGTGTATCACCATGAGGACCACCCGGAAATCTTTGTCTCGTCTACCGAAGAGGGGCAAGGGGTTCCGCGAACCGGCGCATTCTGGCACGTCGACTACATGTTCATGCCGGAGCCCTTCGCGTTCTCCATGGTGGTGCCGCTGGCGGTTCCGGGGAGTGATCGCGGAACCTATTTCATCGATCTCAACAAGGTGTGGGAATCGTTGCCGGGCACGGTAAAGGACTCTGTGCGTGGGACATTCAGCACGCACACGCCGCGCCGTTACATCAAGATACGGCCCAGTGATGTCTACCGGCCCATCGGAGAAATCCTGGCCGAGATCGAAAGGGTCACGCCGCCTCAGAAGTGGCCCACGGTGATCAAGCACCCACAGACGGGGGAAGAGATCCTCTACATCTGTGAGGCCGGCACCGAGACGATCGAGGACAGGGACGGAAGGCTGCTCGATGCTGCGCTGCTTCAGCAGCTACTCGAAGAGTCGGGGCAGCTCGATCCCGACTATGCGTCACCGTTCATCCACGCCCAGCACTACGAGGTCGGGGATATTGTGCTGTGGGACAACAGAGCTCTTGTGCACCGCGCGAAGCACGGAACAGCGTCGGGCACGTTGACGACCCACCGCCTGACCATGCTGGACGGTCTTGAGACACCCGGATACGCGGCGTGAGCGCGGTCGCGGCAACGCTGTCGGTACAGACCGGGTTGCCTTCCACCGGGATGGCCCCGATCGACGAGGATCTACTTGGCAGAGTGCTTGAACCATATTCCTACAAGGGATGCCGGTACCTGTCCGATGCCGAGTACGGAATCACCTCGGACGCGGTGCACGCGCAGGGCAATTTCACGATCAATGAGTCCGCCTATATCCGGAGCACCGGGCACTTCAACGCCGTCGAGTTGGTGCTGTGCTTCAACCAGCTGGCGTACTGTGCCTTCGCCCAAGGGGTTGTCAACGACGATATCTGGGCATTTCGGGGCTGGTCGATCGATGACTACTGCCAGAACCAACTTGCCAACATGTTGATCAAGAGCACATCGTCACGATTCCGGCGACTGGTCAACGCGCAGCGGTTCTCCGCTCGCCTACAAGCCCGCAATTTCCACATCGTGGACCGGTCGTGGCGTTATCTCCAATTCCACAGCACCATCGAATTCTGGGACCAGGATGGAGGATCCGCGGCCGGAGAGTTCGAGCTCGCGGTCCTGAACATCCCCTAGCCCCCGACAGGAAGCGTCTCCCTCTGCCATGTCTGCGCCACCACCCACCGTCTGGGAACGAGTCCACGAACAGGCCCGTGTACGGCCAGACCTCATCGCATTGCGCCGCAGTGACTGCACGGGTGCCGTGAGTTACGGAGAGCTCGCCGCCGCGGTCGGAAAGCTCGCCGCGGCGCTTCGGGCCGAGTCGGTGACTCGAGGGTCACGGGTTGTGGTGCTGTCGGACAACGGACCCCAGACGTACCTTTCGGTACTCGCGTGTGCACGGCTCGGCGCTATCGCCGTCATGGTGGATAAGGACCTGCCCCCGGCGGCCATCGCGCGGTTCTGCGAGATCACTGATCCGACCGCGATCCTTCCGGATGCGGCCGGGACGATCGGCGCGGTTGGAGACCCGAATAGCGACATAGATTGGCCTGCAACGCACACCGCAGGAGATGCCGACGACCCGCTCGCGATGATCTTCACCAGTGGCACGACAGGTGAACCGAAGGCCGTGCTGCTTGCCCACCGCACGTTCTTCGCCATCCCTGACATCCTGCGCGATGAGGGGCTGGGCTGGATCGACTGGGTGGCGGGCGAGACGACCTATTCGCCGC contains:
- a CDS encoding pyridoxal-phosphate dependent enzyme; translation: MDRHFAESVGRPDLIQLADGMFCLRFETMKVVSAMAAVQQLLDSGAIDRETTLLDSSSGIYAHALALAAHRHGLKCHIVGSTTVDETLRVQLAILGAHFEQMPPTPNLKLDQNRRVARIHEILREQPNYHWMRQYHDDIHYAGYRPIAHQIRQELGDTALTLVGGVGTGASTGSLATELRVGVPDTRLAGIQPFGSVTFDAEHLDDPDIIIAGIGSSIPFENVDPSLYDTVHWIGFGAAQSGAIELLRRHAVFAGLSTGAAFLAAQWEKERAPERAVVFTAPDTGHRYVQNVFARHQDAAAMAEFSPKAVADNADLALPWSYRDYDRPAPGFVEGDRTLCEATALAQ
- a CDS encoding MFS transporter, giving the protein MTSPHPTEPSAPSVLRSVPFLRLWTGTTASGLATWMLPIVLGFAVLDGTLSATALGLVLAARTVGFLAAVPLGGVLADRYSRRGVIAVSSMLAAAGHLVIAAGIHHVIAIPAAAAVLAGAGQGACRPSYQALTAEVVAVSQRQQANAAITIAVRVVTLVAPGVAALAAARLGVAPLLIVLAGLWLLSALAPPAGRGRAEVAGSGFTVFSDFADGFREARRHPWFLAGLAALTAVIATGYSATGVALPLVSRDRYGTEVLLASATTAYVAGALIGAILISRWRPRNQGWAALAGLACYSAAPLSLMLPVPLVIVVMAYVITGMGIELFNVPWFTATQREVEPDKLARVSSLDFLLSYGLAPLGLVIIAPAMDHFGSAPVLAVCAAVCLLAPAAAALAPSSRHFRQAPRS
- the scoE gene encoding (3R)-3-[(carboxymethyl)amino]fatty acid oxygenase/decarboxylase, which codes for MTLNVKGEGLGTQVTGIDPGNLDGITTQEIRELVYRNKLVVLKDVHPSPAEFIQLGRLIGEIVPYYEPVYHHEDHPEIFVSSTEEGQGVPRTGAFWHVDYMFMPEPFAFSMVVPLAVPGSDRGTYFIDLNKVWESLPGTVKDSVRGTFSTHTPRRYIKIRPSDVYRPIGEILAEIERVTPPQKWPTVIKHPQTGEEILYICEAGTETIEDRDGRLLDAALLQQLLEESGQLDPDYASPFIHAQHYEVGDIVLWDNRALVHRAKHGTASGTLTTHRLTMLDGLETPGYAA
- a CDS encoding FcoT family thioesterase, yielding MSAVAATLSVQTGLPSTGMAPIDEDLLGRVLEPYSYKGCRYLSDAEYGITSDAVHAQGNFTINESAYIRSTGHFNAVELVLCFNQLAYCAFAQGVVNDDIWAFRGWSIDDYCQNQLANMLIKSTSSRFRRLVNAQRFSARLQARNFHIVDRSWRYLQFHSTIEFWDQDGGSAAGEFELAVLNIP